In Chitinophaga nivalis, a single genomic region encodes these proteins:
- a CDS encoding triple tyrosine motif-containing protein: MKHFLVLIPLLYWSTVSAQHSIGLPGIVNYTKTQYQGNGQTWDADTDHNGILYFANNEGLLTFNGHYWQLFPVPNNTRLRAVKVAGDGRIYVGAQDDFGYYLPDKNGILRYTSLKKNIPAGQQEFADIWNIAGYNNRIYFRSNNKIFEYNGQTIRVYTAPSEWKIMGSTPAGIYAQDQHTGLLRMQNGQWQNICPAIAQKQLLVTAIPEEQHDTLLLATLKDGLFKLHRQQLIPFHTAADAIFRNSRIYCAIALRNNQLAVGTFSQGCFIIDKSNGRIVRQFTMEEGLQNNNVLKLLADQQQNIWLTLDNGIDLLQYNTAIKQIFPDKRNSLAAYAACIFQQQLYIGTNDGLFRAPLDSMTDFSLSSQPFQPVPQTKGQVWRLQTVDQHLLMGHHEGTFEIQHNKAIPLLKDAGSWLYLPMARQLLIGCYNGLASLPRPAGSTRITRHIPGLYESLRFLATDSAQRIWASHPYRGVYQLTLQGDTVLHSRLYTQKDGLPATNNNYVFRIRDKMVVATMQGIYEYNDAQQRFIRSPQFFSLLGPVSIQYLTADNYGHLWFVADRQPGVIDLQQHTITRFPELTGKIVSGFEFIYPYNEENIFFGGEKGIFHLNYKKYHAHRAGPRVLLGRITATGSKDSLLYGGYGTRATAALVTLPHAYRDFRFEYATPAADHTQPVRYRYQLIGLEEHPGEWTTKTEKEYTNLPHGAYTFTVTATNNQGTTTAMARFPFIIRPAWYQTLAARIGYLLLLVAFLFYLLRKQRQKLAAQQEQHRKVQEHLIFLHQLELERNEKQLIRLRNEKLEADVQHKNKELASATMNLVQKGKMLSHIKDEFLQSIKKTGNPAVPPPFKKVLRLFEAAENNEEDWTQFSQHFDEVHNNFLLTLKKKFPELTTTDLKLCAYLRINLTTKEIAQSMGISVRGVETSRYRLRKKLDLPGDTTLYDFLITISPAG, from the coding sequence GCACTGTGTCCGCGCAACATTCCATTGGGTTACCCGGCATTGTTAACTACACCAAAACCCAATACCAGGGCAACGGCCAAACCTGGGACGCAGATACTGATCACAACGGTATCCTCTACTTCGCCAACAACGAAGGACTGCTTACCTTTAACGGGCATTACTGGCAACTATTCCCCGTTCCCAACAACACACGGCTGAGAGCTGTCAAAGTAGCCGGTGACGGCCGCATCTATGTAGGCGCACAGGACGACTTCGGCTATTACCTGCCCGATAAAAACGGGATACTCCGGTATACGTCTCTCAAAAAAAACATCCCCGCCGGACAACAGGAGTTTGCAGACATCTGGAACATTGCCGGCTATAACAACCGGATCTATTTCCGCAGCAACAACAAAATATTTGAATACAATGGTCAAACCATCCGGGTATACACGGCCCCCTCAGAGTGGAAGATAATGGGTAGTACTCCTGCCGGTATATATGCGCAGGATCAGCATACCGGGTTACTCCGGATGCAAAATGGCCAATGGCAGAACATTTGCCCGGCCATCGCGCAAAAACAACTGCTGGTCACTGCTATTCCCGAAGAACAACATGACACCCTCCTGCTGGCCACCCTTAAAGACGGCCTGTTTAAACTACACCGGCAACAGCTCATTCCCTTCCATACCGCCGCTGATGCCATTTTCCGCAACAGCCGTATCTACTGCGCCATCGCCCTCCGCAACAACCAACTGGCGGTAGGTACTTTCTCGCAGGGCTGTTTTATTATCGATAAATCCAATGGCCGTATCGTCCGGCAATTCACCATGGAAGAGGGGCTGCAAAACAATAACGTCCTGAAACTGCTGGCCGACCAGCAACAAAACATCTGGCTCACCCTCGATAACGGGATTGACCTGCTGCAATACAACACCGCCATCAAACAGATTTTCCCCGACAAACGCAACTCGCTCGCAGCATATGCCGCCTGTATATTTCAACAACAACTCTATATCGGCACCAACGATGGACTGTTTCGTGCACCGCTGGACAGCATGACTGATTTCAGCCTCTCCAGCCAGCCCTTTCAGCCCGTGCCACAAACCAAAGGACAGGTATGGCGGCTGCAAACTGTAGATCAGCACCTCCTGATGGGGCATCACGAAGGCACCTTTGAAATTCAGCACAACAAAGCGATACCGCTCCTGAAAGATGCCGGCTCCTGGCTATACCTGCCTATGGCCCGGCAACTCCTCATCGGCTGTTATAACGGCCTGGCCAGCCTGCCGCGTCCTGCTGGCAGTACCCGTATCACCCGGCATATCCCCGGCCTGTATGAATCCCTCCGCTTCCTGGCTACCGACAGCGCGCAGCGCATCTGGGCCTCTCATCCCTACCGCGGCGTATACCAGCTTACCCTGCAAGGCGATACGGTACTGCACTCCCGGTTGTATACACAAAAAGACGGGTTACCTGCAACCAACAACAACTATGTATTCCGCATCCGGGATAAAATGGTGGTAGCCACCATGCAGGGTATCTATGAGTACAATGATGCACAGCAGCGTTTTATACGTTCCCCGCAATTCTTTTCCTTACTGGGACCTGTGAGCATCCAATACCTGACAGCGGACAACTACGGCCACCTGTGGTTTGTAGCAGACCGGCAGCCTGGTGTCATCGACCTGCAGCAGCATACCATTACCCGTTTTCCGGAGCTCACCGGAAAAATCGTCAGCGGTTTTGAATTCATCTACCCCTATAATGAGGAGAATATTTTTTTTGGCGGAGAGAAAGGTATCTTCCATCTCAATTATAAAAAATACCATGCCCACCGGGCAGGCCCTCGTGTACTGCTGGGACGTATTACCGCCACCGGCAGTAAGGACAGCCTGCTATACGGCGGCTACGGCACCCGTGCCACCGCAGCACTGGTAACATTACCGCATGCCTACCGCGACTTCCGCTTTGAATACGCCACGCCTGCAGCTGATCATACGCAGCCTGTTCGTTACCGGTATCAGCTGATCGGATTGGAAGAACATCCTGGTGAATGGACTACCAAAACCGAAAAGGAATATACCAATCTGCCTCATGGCGCCTATACGTTTACCGTCACTGCCACCAATAACCAGGGCACCACAACAGCCATGGCCCGCTTTCCTTTTATTATCCGGCCGGCCTGGTACCAAACCCTCGCTGCCCGCATAGGTTATCTGTTGCTCTTAGTCGCCTTCCTCTTTTATCTGCTGCGGAAACAACGGCAAAAACTCGCGGCGCAGCAGGAACAACACCGCAAAGTGCAGGAGCACCTCATCTTTCTGCACCAGCTGGAACTGGAACGCAATGAAAAACAACTGATCCGGCTCCGCAATGAAAAACTGGAAGCCGATGTACAGCATAAAAACAAGGAACTGGCCAGTGCTACGATGAACCTGGTGCAGAAAGGAAAAATGTTGTCCCACATCAAAGATGAATTCCTGCAAAGCATCAAAAAAACAGGTAATCCTGCCGTGCCCCCTCCTTTCAAAAAAGTGTTACGCCTTTTTGAAGCAGCAGAAAATAATGAAGAAGACTGGACACAGTTCTCCCAACACTTCGATGAAGTGCATAACAACTTCCTCCTCACCCTTAAAAAGAAATTTCCGGAGCTCACTACCACAGATCTGAAACTATGCGCCTATCTCCGCATCAATCTCACGACTAAAGAAATAGCGCAGTCGATGGGCATTTCTGTAAGAGGTGTGGAAACCAGTCGTTACCGGCTGCGCAAAAAACTGGACCTGCCGGGAGACACCACCCTGTATGACTTCCTGATCACCATCTCCCCTGCAGGATAA
- a CDS encoding glycosyl hydrolase family 18 protein — MKTLLNLLTLLLVCSLQVFSQTPFRVVGYMPSWSGSVSQVQYSKLTHINYAFLLPTSTGGLQYLDNAPKLQSLVTTAHANNVKVLISVGGWNDGNDSGFESLAANSTYRTAFVNNMINFVNQYNLDGVDIDWEYPDAGASANNYILLMTQLSTAMHTRGKLLTGAIVGDAGGSILSTAFPLVDFYTLMAYDYNNFDHSTYNYAVQSVNYWLGRGLPASKLVLGVPFYGRPSWESFKQLVARGADPYADVYNNVGYNGITTIKKKTNLAFDKGSGIMMWELSQDATGANSLLSAIHEVVLVRSNTPGNGQAPIGQTIWLRGNNSKYVSSENGTQAMTCNRTAVQAWEAFEVLDAGNGKVALRNQGKYVSGENGAQNVTCNRATPADWEKFTWINNSNGTISLQTSTGAYLSSENGAGALSSWRTAIGEWESFHYAPAGAQQNAQTITPEEKAAAAFTVYPNPVNSGGLLNITLPDYNARATVQASLLSSSRQVLSRKSVQAGNFTLNTGNLPAGTYFVEITNGTKRYIKKILIL, encoded by the coding sequence ATGAAAACACTTTTAAACCTATTGACCCTGCTGTTGGTATGCAGCCTACAGGTATTTTCCCAAACTCCTTTTCGTGTAGTCGGCTATATGCCCTCCTGGTCAGGATCTGTCAGCCAGGTACAGTACAGTAAACTCACCCATATCAACTATGCATTTCTGTTACCTACGAGCACCGGCGGCCTGCAATACCTCGACAATGCGCCCAAGTTACAGAGCCTGGTTACTACGGCGCATGCCAATAATGTAAAAGTGCTTATTTCTGTCGGCGGCTGGAATGATGGTAATGACAGCGGCTTTGAAAGTCTTGCTGCCAACAGTACCTATCGGACGGCCTTTGTTAACAACATGATCAATTTTGTCAACCAGTACAACCTGGATGGCGTAGACATCGACTGGGAATATCCGGATGCCGGCGCTTCCGCCAATAACTATATTCTGCTCATGACGCAGCTCTCCACGGCCATGCATACACGTGGTAAACTGCTCACCGGCGCAATTGTTGGCGATGCCGGCGGCAGTATCCTCAGCACTGCTTTTCCGCTGGTAGACTTTTACACCCTGATGGCCTACGACTATAACAACTTTGATCACTCCACCTACAACTATGCCGTGCAATCTGTCAACTACTGGCTCGGACGCGGACTACCTGCTTCCAAACTGGTACTGGGCGTACCTTTCTATGGCCGTCCGTCCTGGGAATCATTTAAGCAACTGGTAGCCCGTGGTGCGGATCCCTATGCCGACGTATACAACAACGTTGGTTATAACGGGATCACCACCATCAAGAAAAAAACCAATCTGGCTTTTGACAAAGGTAGTGGTATCATGATGTGGGAACTCTCTCAGGATGCAACCGGCGCCAACTCTTTATTGTCGGCCATTCATGAAGTGGTACTGGTGCGGAGCAATACCCCCGGTAACGGCCAGGCCCCTATCGGACAAACCATCTGGCTGCGCGGCAACAACAGTAAATATGTGAGCAGCGAAAACGGCACCCAGGCCATGACCTGCAACCGTACTGCCGTACAGGCATGGGAAGCATTTGAAGTATTGGATGCCGGCAATGGCAAAGTAGCGCTTCGTAATCAGGGGAAATATGTTTCCGGTGAAAACGGGGCACAAAATGTTACCTGCAACCGTGCTACTCCGGCGGATTGGGAAAAATTCACCTGGATCAACAATAGCAATGGTACCATCTCCCTGCAAACCAGTACCGGCGCTTACCTGAGCAGCGAAAACGGTGCAGGCGCCCTGAGCAGCTGGCGTACGGCTATCGGTGAATGGGAATCCTTCCACTATGCACCGGCAGGCGCACAGCAAAATGCACAAACAATTACACCCGAGGAAAAAGCGGCAGCAGCCTTCACAGTATACCCCAACCCGGTCAACAGTGGCGGCCTGCTCAACATCACCCTGCCGGACTACAATGCCCGGGCCACCGTACAGGCATCCCTGCTGAGCAGCTCCAGACAGGTACTTTCCCGGAAGAGCGTACAGGCCGGTAACTTCACCCTGAACACCGGCAACCTTCCTGCAGGCACTTATTTTGTTGAGATCACCAACGGTACCAAACGGTACATCAAAAAGATACTGATACTATAA
- a CDS encoding multidrug effflux MFS transporter, producing MTTIALSRSRYISLILILGTLTALGPFSIDMYLPGFPAIAKDLGVDQARVALSLSSFFVGISAGQLLYGPLLDRFGRKIPLYIGLVLYIVASAGCMYATTLNSLIILRFVQAIGSCAAAVASVAMVRDLFPVKDNAKVFALLMLVVGTSPMIAPTVGSYVTSVFSWHTVFLILGVMGILILLATILWLPESYHPDTTMSLKPRPIITNFLSVVSEPQFYTYAFAGAISFSGLFAYVSGSPQIFMDVYKLSDTTYGWIFAFLSIGLIGSSQVNSWLLKHFTSQQIVPIAMAGQVIVCLILIVGAWNNWLSLAGIITLLFAFLCCLGCINPNTSALSLAPFTKNAGSASALMGAIQMGLGALASAVVSLFDTHSAMPLAVTMFGSSLLALLVLLMGRKQIKTAITTPDKASAVIVH from the coding sequence TTGACAACAATAGCACTCTCCCGTTCGAGATATATTTCTCTTATTCTCATATTGGGTACACTGACAGCATTGGGACCATTTTCTATTGACATGTACCTGCCCGGATTCCCGGCCATCGCCAAGGATCTCGGAGTAGACCAGGCCCGTGTAGCCTTATCCTTATCCAGCTTTTTTGTGGGCATCTCCGCCGGTCAGTTACTGTATGGCCCGCTGCTGGATCGTTTCGGCAGAAAGATTCCGTTATATATCGGACTGGTATTATACATCGTAGCTTCCGCCGGTTGCATGTATGCCACCACCCTCAACAGCCTGATTATCCTGAGATTTGTACAGGCCATTGGCAGCTGTGCCGCAGCCGTAGCCTCTGTAGCCATGGTGCGCGATCTTTTCCCGGTGAAGGATAATGCGAAAGTATTTGCACTTCTGATGCTGGTAGTAGGTACTTCTCCGATGATTGCGCCTACCGTAGGCAGTTATGTTACCAGCGTTTTCAGCTGGCATACCGTATTCCTGATATTAGGTGTGATGGGCATCTTAATTTTGCTGGCAACCATATTATGGCTACCGGAAAGCTACCATCCCGACACAACGATGTCGCTGAAACCGCGGCCTATTATTACCAACTTCCTGTCGGTAGTCAGTGAGCCCCAGTTCTATACCTACGCCTTTGCCGGTGCGATTTCCTTCTCCGGTTTATTTGCCTACGTTTCCGGCTCCCCACAGATTTTCATGGATGTATATAAACTCAGTGATACCACCTATGGCTGGATCTTTGCCTTCCTGTCTATTGGCCTGATCGGTTCCAGCCAGGTAAACAGCTGGTTGCTGAAACACTTCACCAGTCAACAGATTGTACCTATTGCCATGGCCGGACAAGTGATCGTCTGCTTAATACTGATTGTAGGCGCCTGGAACAACTGGCTTTCGCTGGCCGGTATCATTACGTTGTTATTTGCTTTTTTATGTTGCCTGGGTTGTATCAATCCCAATACTTCCGCCTTATCACTGGCGCCGTTTACCAAAAATGCCGGTAGCGCCTCTGCGCTGATGGGCGCCATTCAAATGGGGCTGGGTGCACTCGCATCTGCTGTGGTGAGTCTGTTTGATACGCACTCCGCTATGCCGCTGGCAGTGACCATGTTTGGTTCCTCACTGTTAGCCTTGCTGGTGTTGCTGATGGGCCGTAAACAGATAAAAACAGCGATTACCACGCCGGATAAAGCCAGTGCCGTTATCGTACATTAA
- a CDS encoding serine hydrolase domain-containing protein has protein sequence MKNNVLLLLLLLSSTVTSYGQSCAQLADSIRQALHLPALGYAVVTADSIPDIRMLGVRKAGDPAPATLSDRFRIGSNTKAITGMLAAMQVKAGHLRWDTEFFSLFPELKSHSHPAYHHLTLLQTLTFRTRLIPYTYTNNAPTPAQIPGTPAMQRYHFAAWLLQQPPVAATADINLTNSGYPLASLMLEKASGHTYPELLAALGQQLQLHFGVGSPNYPDSTQTWGHDAHGIPEPPADHYKLNWLMAAGNINISLEDYACFIQLQLKGLAGRSDLLTAKEFAFLHTGLPHFAVGWFWEHNDAHHRVSYNKGNPGTFLTTVRVIPTANRGYIIFTNQQRDDIAAALDTLQRALEKQYGY, from the coding sequence ATGAAAAACAACGTGCTGCTGCTGTTACTGTTGCTGAGTAGTACAGTAACCTCCTATGGGCAATCGTGTGCACAACTGGCTGATAGTATCCGCCAGGCCTTACACCTGCCTGCATTGGGTTATGCCGTTGTAACGGCAGACAGTATCCCCGACATCCGGATGCTGGGCGTTAGAAAGGCCGGAGATCCGGCGCCAGCTACGCTTTCAGACCGGTTCCGGATTGGTTCCAATACCAAGGCAATTACCGGTATGCTGGCGGCCATGCAGGTAAAAGCGGGTCACCTTCGGTGGGACACAGAATTTTTCAGCCTCTTTCCGGAGCTGAAAAGCCACAGCCATCCGGCTTATCATCACCTCACCCTATTACAGACACTTACGTTCAGAACCAGACTGATTCCCTATACCTATACCAACAACGCCCCTACGCCCGCACAGATACCCGGCACACCAGCTATGCAACGGTATCACTTTGCAGCATGGCTGCTACAACAACCACCGGTTGCGGCTACAGCCGATATCAACCTCACCAACAGCGGCTATCCGCTGGCCAGCCTGATGCTGGAAAAAGCATCGGGACATACCTACCCCGAACTGCTGGCAGCACTGGGACAACAACTGCAACTACACTTTGGCGTAGGCAGTCCCAATTATCCGGACAGTACACAAACCTGGGGACATGATGCCCATGGTATACCCGAACCACCGGCAGATCATTACAAACTCAACTGGCTGATGGCGGCGGGCAATATCAACATCAGCCTGGAAGATTATGCCTGTTTCATACAACTGCAATTAAAAGGATTAGCCGGCCGTTCAGACCTGCTGACAGCAAAAGAGTTTGCTTTCCTCCATACTGGTCTGCCACATTTTGCTGTAGGCTGGTTTTGGGAACATAACGATGCGCATCACCGCGTATCTTACAACAAAGGCAATCCCGGCACCTTCCTCACAACGGTACGCGTCATACCAACAGCCAACAGGGGTTATATCATCTTTACCAATCAACAACGCGACGACATAGCCGCTGCATTGGACACCTTACAGCGGGCACTTGAAAAGCAATACGGCTATTGA
- a CDS encoding TfoX/Sxy family protein — MTSYPEQLADRVRALLAAATSAVTEKKMFGGLCFMVHDKMCVGVKPASIMVRIDPSLTDQILENNPECTPMIHGGKTMKGYIFVPATTLQTQKQLQYWIKMALEFNHIAKSSRRK; from the coding sequence ATGACATCCTACCCTGAACAACTCGCTGATCGCGTACGCGCATTACTCGCCGCTGCTACATCTGCAGTAACAGAAAAGAAAATGTTTGGTGGTTTATGTTTTATGGTGCACGATAAAATGTGCGTAGGTGTGAAACCGGCTTCCATCATGGTACGCATCGATCCTTCCCTGACAGATCAAATCCTTGAAAACAATCCGGAGTGCACCCCTATGATCCATGGTGGTAAAACGATGAAAGGATATATTTTCGTACCGGCAACAACATTACAAACACAAAAACAATTGCAATACTGGATTAAAATGGCATTAGAATTTAACCATATTGCTAAATCTTCCCGCAGAAAATAA